From a single Fusobacterium ulcerans ATCC 49185 genomic region:
- the gmhA gene encoding D-sedoheptulose 7-phosphate isomerase, whose translation MNLIDSYKTELVLLENFIKEEEKRKETEKVAKALAEVFNNGNKVLICGNGGSNCDALHFAEEFTGRFRGDRRALPAIAISESSHITCVGNDYGFDHVFSRGVEAYGKSGDMFIGISTSGNSGNVIKAVEAAKKIGMKTCVLLGKDGGKLKGMCDYEFIIPGKTSDRVQEIHMMILHIIIEGVERIMFPENY comes from the coding sequence ATGAACTTAATAGATTCATACAAAACAGAACTTGTACTTCTTGAAAATTTTATCAAGGAAGAAGAAAAAAGAAAAGAAACTGAAAAAGTTGCCAAAGCTTTGGCAGAAGTTTTCAACAATGGAAATAAAGTATTGATATGTGGTAATGGTGGAAGCAACTGTGATGCTCTGCACTTTGCTGAAGAATTTACAGGAAGATTCAGAGGAGACAGAAGAGCTCTTCCTGCTATAGCAATATCAGAATCATCTCATATAACTTGTGTAGGAAATGACTATGGATTTGATCATGTCTTTTCAAGAGGTGTAGAGGCCTATGGAAAGTCTGGAGATATGTTTATAGGTATTTCTACCAGTGGAAACTCTGGCAATGTAATTAAGGCTGTAGAGGCTGCTAAGAAGATAGGGATGAAAACTTGTGTACTTCTAGGAAAAGATGGAGGAAAACTTAAAGGAATGTGTGATTATGAATTTATCATTCCTGGAAAGACTTCTGACAGAGTACAGGAGATACATATGATGATACTACATATCATCATTGAAGGTGTAGAAAGAATAATGTTCCCTGAGAACTACTAA